A window of Globicephala melas chromosome 2, mGloMel1.2, whole genome shotgun sequence genomic DNA:
AAACtgaattataaataattcttGTGAACTCAGTAAGTTCTTAATTAGTCAATATGTGGGGTATACTTAGCAGGTGAGTGgtgatgggaggagggggagttGGACTTGACTACATGTCtattcttacaacaaacaaaggcccaggaaCAGCCTGAAGAGCCTCGGAAATGAGGTCCCTTGAAGTAACGAGACACCAGTCGCTCTGCAATAACTAAGATCGCCAACATGGAGAGAAGGAGCCAACATGGAGAAAAGAGTTTTCTAAGGCAGGGTCAAAATggggtgtgtgtatatacgtgcttttgtgtgtgtctctatGGGTGGGTGCACACATGCATGTGCTGCTAAACTCCTACCTTTAGGAATAAAAGCAGAAGTATTAACCTAACAGTCTTCTGGTCATCATCTGGAAATGTTTGGGAATGACTGACCAGGGACCAGGATTATAAGAActgttaagtttgttttctacaaagGTTACCAGTGACTctctaaattaaaacaaaaggatCCCAgggcttatcttttttttaaattaattaatttagctttaaaatttttggctgcgttggatcttctttgctgcacgcagactttagttatggtgagcgggggctactctttgttgcagtgcatgggcttctcattgcagtggcttctcttgttgcagagcacgggctctaggcgtgcgggcttcagtagttgtggctcacaggctcagcagctgtggctcgcgggctctagagcgcaggttcagtagctgtggcgcacgggcttagttgctccgtggcttgtgggatcttcctggaccagggatcgaacccgtgtcccctgcattggcaggtggattcttaaccactgcgccaccagggaagtcccgggctTACCTTTAAGAGCAGCAAGGGGTGAAACTGGACACTATAGTCCATTCCATTGCCAGGCttgagaagaagaagaatggacctcaacaaacaaaagactaGTGGCAGCTACTAAAGGAATAAAGGACAACATGAAGGCCAGGGACCTTCTGCATGGAATCTGGTCTAAGTTTAAAAGGGATCTTTAGCCATCAAAAGATCCATGTGATTGCCTGAATTCCCCCACCCTTACTCAGTCTTAAACAGTATACAAaacatggaaaaaattttaactttgtcCACGTATATACTTAGGCTGAAGAAAGTCCTTTAGCCTCATTTCGCTCAGTAAAACATAATCTAAGGAATCAAAAGAGTCATAGGCCTATCAGGAATCTGATTGAATGTATGGCCCTCTTCACAGAAAAGAGCATACACAAGTTTTGTATAGAATTTCAGAGAGTTTATGGATGCTTGGTTAACATAACCTCTAGCTTAGGGAGAAGCAGTTGGTTTACCTAATAGACTGTAAGGTTTTCAAATTACCAATCTTCATAAGAAGTGGGATGTCATGGATTCCCCAGAATCTACCCAGCACCTCTCACCTCCTTTGGGTGGTAGGTATTATCGCCATTGTTGTTCATTCCATTTCTGGTAATGATCGCCAATTAGATTCAACAATATTATTCAGATGCCTTCCATCCTGGGTATTCCCAAAGCCACACACGATAAAGAAAACTTCAAACAAAATTTGGTGACATTTTTCTACATTGACCATTCTGGTCTATGAAATCCCTGATGCCCAAAGAGAGCTCTGATCCACGCACTGCATCTATTGCTAGTTTCTTTCATTCATGACCCTAAACACTGATGTTTTCTTTTCGAAACTTTTTCTCGGGTGAGTTTTCATTATCTTCTTTATGACTACCATACATATTTTAGATGCAACATACACAAAGGACATTTCATCAGCTTTAATGCTCTCTCCTTCAGCAATATGGCCATGGTATTAGGAGAGTTTCCTCGAATCTGCACAATCATTCCCTACTCAGTTAGCTTCTCCTCCCCTGTTTTAAGACAGGAAGTAGTTGGGTTATCCTATCACCATCACAGTTCTGTACTTgatagttttttctctttctcacttgtAGATTTTGTCTGAAACCCTGACTCAGCATCTTCAGCAGGCGGTACTGTAGTCACTGGACCAATCCCCAGCCTTGACTTGTCTATGGGAACTGCAGTGACATTTTGATCAAGGGGAGGAGATCTGGAAGTTATGTGGTTGAGGAAGGAGATAATCCCTAGGGGGAGAGAAGAATTCGAGGTGAGTTTCAAGAGACAGATGGctttttggcttttaaaattctAACTCATTCTTTAAATACTCAGCTCAAAATGCCTCTTTTCAGTGAAGCCAACCCTCCTTCCCCCAGCAGGCTTCCATTATCCTTCTGTGCTTCCATTTCATTATTGTACTTCTTACATGGTTGGAACAAAGCTAGAACCTCCTGGATGTAAATCATAGTTTCACTACTTTCTGTATTGTCTtaagcaagttactcaacctgTCTGTGCCTCGGTTAGTGGTAGAACAGTTTACTAATTCTAACTTTTCAGACTCCAAAATCCATGCTTTTTGGCCACGtcacgcggcatgcgggatcttagttccccaacctgtGATCCAACCCGcacccccttcagtggaagcacagagtcttaaccactggaccgccagggaattcccaatctgTGCTTTCTTTACCATACCACTCTGCTTCTAGATGTATAAGTGTTCTTAACAGGAACAGttaatgtttctatttctcttagATTCCACCTCCCTTCCAAGAAGTGATTTCCCCTTCTATCCTTCTAGCATAAAGCAGGGAGGGGACTGACTCACCAGCAAACATGTATAAGAAGTCACTCCCCCAATTAATATGATAGGTCCATAGGAGATCTGATTCCATGGCATCTCTAGAATGCCAGTGAACCTGTGCCAGAAATAGGATGAGGCAGAGGAGCAAGCAGGAGGCTAGGAGCAGAAGAAAATACGTCATATCCCTTAGTGTCTTCAATCTGCCTCAACAGCCACCCCCAACTCTTCGTCTACTTCCAGACACCATATTGTATATAAAGGATCAAGAAGATAAGAATTCAAGGACTGACcaaggtgggagagagaaggagcctGGCATAAGTTAACTAAtggatgtttttttgttttgttttgtttcgtttttttgcagtacgcgggcctctcactgttgtggcctctcctgttgcggagcacaggctccggacgcgcaggctcagcggccatggctcacgggcccagctgctccgcagcatgtgggatcttcccggcccggggtacgaacccatgtcccctgcatcggcaggtggactctcaaccactgcaccaccagggaagcccactaatggATGTTTTATACAATAAGACAAGGCAGGTAGCTGGCAACTTGATGTaataatgaagaagagaaaagggacaaGAAAAAGAGGATGAAAGCCCACACAGAGGAACTATGTTCCCTCAACAATTTTACCATAGTATTACCCTGCCATCTAGGTCCGTACCTGAGATGAAGCTGAGCATGGATACCTTCAGATCCAAGTTAGGAGTCATTCTTCCTCTTCTAGGGAGGCAAGCTCTGAAGAGCCAGCCAAGGGCAACAAGTATGGTGAGGACAGAGATGAGGAAGAAGGCCCTGGAATATTGGAGGTAATCTGCCaaggagatggagaaaggaaAGGCCTGGTTAGTCCAGTGGGGGACCTCTCCTTAAGAAAGCCAGACAGAGTCTTAGAGAAGGGAGTGAAGACGAAAGAGGATGAAGCTGAGCTTGCTATGTGGCATCCGGGGCACAAATAAGGATCTTCTTTCCCAGCTCTTCATTGATACTTGGAATTTTTCACTATGAAGGCAAAACCTTCACTGTAGAACTAAAGGTACTATACAAATAGTTCTGGGTACATTAACACATTAACTTAGATGTAAACTAGCTTATAAGAGGTGTGACTCTAACATCACAACACAAATTTAACCTTTTTCTTGCTCCTAATTCTAATtctaaaagtaatacatgttcaaTATAAGCATTGGAGAGACTAGAAAAGTACCAAGAAGCAGCAGGAATATCAGCCACAATCCCACTATCCAAAGACAACCGTTGTTAGCATTTTATTTGGCTTCT
This region includes:
- the TMEM202 gene encoding transmembrane protein 202, with protein sequence MERKEQLTFTFYCPKVPKVKGYRKYQRPTLPTNQHPGASMPPQRLQQHVDQTHAYIRMFCGSLCGFSLLTLICMSPLNWVQFLVINDGLELYAGLWISCNHELCWSHTPKPPYYLQYSRAFFLISVLTILVALGWLFRACLPRRGRMTPNLDLKVSMLSFISASCLLLCLILFLAQVHWHSRDAMESDLLWTYHINWGSDFLYMFAGIISFLNHITSRSPPLDQNVTAVPIDKSRLGIGPVTTVPPAEDAESGFQTKSTSEKEKKLSSTEL